A single window of Pseudomonadota bacterium DNA harbors:
- a CDS encoding methylenetetrahydrofolate reductase C-terminal domain-containing protein — protein sequence MTTKNKSTFADYLRDPDDFTLTFELVPSRGGRSKEHARTIALAKEIALDGRIRAVSITENAGGHSALSPEVLGIEIKAMGLEVIIHFSCKDKNRNQMESLLFGWDREEMRNLLVITGDYPQAGYKGFPKPVFDLGSVHALDLISRLNKGLFSERNQKPKNCHIKPTSFFNGVAVSPFKRLRSELIPQYYKLHRKAAAGADYVITQVGFDARKFQEILLYMKQNNLNLPLIGNVFIPNLAVTEIMYKGGIPGCIITEKLYEQIIGESKSPDKGRKARLVRAAKLLCVLRGLGYNGAHIGGPGLTFADIDFVLNEAEAYYPDWKSLVSEMSYWYEAGCYYFQKDHQTGLNSDQLAVEHKEKAPCSIAYTLAKLFHDLMFEKKGLLYMPMKSTCETLGMGRMAPAWVRFEHLLKFLAFECRNCGDCALHDLGYLCPQSGCAKYLLNGPCGGSRDGWCEVFPGVKRCFYVRLYERLLGCGREQTMKDGFVPPRNWSLNATSSWLNYYQGRDHAASEQG from the coding sequence ATGACTACAAAAAACAAATCGACTTTTGCCGATTATCTTCGTGATCCTGATGATTTTACCCTGACCTTTGAGCTGGTCCCAAGCAGAGGCGGTCGGAGCAAGGAACATGCGCGAACCATTGCCCTTGCTAAAGAAATTGCTCTGGATGGACGGATCCGGGCTGTGAGTATTACTGAAAATGCCGGCGGTCATTCGGCGCTTTCGCCTGAGGTTTTAGGCATTGAAATAAAGGCCATGGGGCTTGAGGTGATTATCCATTTCTCATGCAAGGATAAGAACCGCAATCAGATGGAAAGTCTGCTTTTTGGCTGGGACCGGGAGGAGATGCGTAATCTGCTGGTTATTACCGGGGATTATCCACAAGCCGGGTATAAAGGGTTTCCTAAGCCGGTATTCGACCTCGGTTCGGTTCATGCCCTTGATCTTATATCCCGACTGAATAAAGGCCTTTTCAGCGAACGCAATCAGAAGCCGAAAAACTGCCATATAAAGCCGACGTCTTTTTTCAATGGTGTTGCCGTCTCACCATTCAAACGCCTGAGGTCTGAGCTTATACCGCAATATTACAAACTGCACCGCAAAGCTGCGGCAGGCGCAGATTATGTCATCACCCAGGTAGGTTTCGATGCCCGGAAGTTTCAAGAAATTCTTCTGTACATGAAGCAGAACAATCTTAACCTGCCCCTGATCGGTAATGTCTTTATTCCAAATCTGGCGGTTACGGAAATTATGTATAAAGGAGGGATTCCCGGATGCATAATTACCGAAAAACTTTATGAACAGATAATTGGCGAGAGTAAGTCGCCGGATAAGGGGCGGAAGGCAAGATTGGTCCGTGCGGCAAAATTATTGTGTGTCCTGCGGGGCTTGGGATATAACGGCGCTCATATCGGTGGCCCGGGTTTGACTTTTGCGGATATTGATTTCGTCCTGAATGAAGCTGAGGCGTACTATCCGGATTGGAAGAGTCTTGTTTCAGAAATGTCCTACTGGTATGAGGCCGGTTGTTATTATTTTCAAAAAGATCATCAGACCGGGCTCAATAGCGATCAACTGGCGGTTGAGCACAAAGAAAAGGCCCCCTGCAGCATTGCATATACATTGGCAAAACTGTTTCATGATCTGATGTTCGAGAAAAAGGGGCTATTATACATGCCGATGAAGAGCACCTGTGAAACATTGGGCATGGGCAGGATGGCTCCGGCCTGGGTACGGTTTGAGCATCTATTGAAATTTCTCGCGTTTGAATGCAGGAATTGCGGTGATTGCGCCTTGCATGATCTTGGATATTTATGCCCCCAGTCAGGATGCGCTAAATACCTGTTGAACGGACCCTGCGGCGGCAGCCGGGATGGTTGGTGCGAGGTCTTTCCCGGCGTGAAAAGATGTTTCTACGTACGTTTATATGAAAGGCTATTAGGGTGCGGCAGGGAACAGACGATGAAGGATGGTTTTGTCCCCCCACGAAACTGGTCGTTAAATGCTACCTCTTCCTGGTTGAATTATTACCAGGGAAGGGATCACGCTGCTTCAGAACAAGGTTGA